Proteins encoded in a region of the Planctomycetia bacterium genome:
- a CDS encoding DNA-directed RNA polymerase sigma-70 factor: MRANDSGSLVHLFGGERAGVDQGIPYPRHADAGMGSDCGAAGEPAPGIDSTPAPGDEVLSIEDLARRFNVSTKTISRWRSHGLVAQRYVVDGRRRVGFLASTVDRFMHDNPLRIERGAKFSQLSGDEHDKIMGWAKRLAVAGACPADVHRRIAQRLGRSVETIRYTIKRHDQEHPDAAVFPAADGRLRPESCARIYQHHLRGEAVDSIARRYNRSKASIYRVILTQRAEHIQQLPLDFMPNALFARTSAEKVVNQPFPGLTDAKRVRRPTGLPAYLASLYEVPLLTREQEVWLFRKFNYLKFKASKLREQLDAENPSGRMMDHIERLYDEIVEIKNRIVRANLRLVVSIAKRRVSAGDSFFDLVSDGNMSLIRAVEKFDYARGNKFSTYASWAIMKNYARTIPDEHKRRDRFRAADMELLHEAADKRADEYQQRIAASDRLQQVGKFLDRLDQREQTIIIRRYGLDHEHAPQTLKEVGCALGVTKERVRQIEAKAIEKLREAAAAEAMLPELE; encoded by the coding sequence ATGCGTGCCAACGATTCGGGTTCTCTCGTCCATCTGTTCGGTGGTGAGCGTGCCGGGGTTGATCAGGGGATTCCGTATCCCCGTCACGCCGACGCGGGCATGGGGTCCGACTGTGGGGCCGCCGGCGAGCCGGCACCGGGCATCGACTCGACGCCCGCCCCCGGCGACGAGGTGCTCTCCATCGAGGACCTCGCCCGCCGGTTCAACGTCTCCACCAAGACCATCTCGCGCTGGCGGTCGCACGGCCTCGTCGCGCAGCGTTACGTCGTCGACGGCCGGCGCCGGGTCGGGTTCCTCGCCAGTACCGTCGACCGCTTCATGCACGACAACCCACTGCGGATCGAGCGCGGCGCCAAGTTCAGCCAGCTCTCGGGAGATGAGCACGACAAGATCATGGGCTGGGCCAAGCGGCTGGCGGTGGCCGGCGCCTGCCCGGCCGACGTCCACCGGCGGATCGCCCAGCGGCTCGGCCGCAGCGTGGAGACGATCCGCTACACGATCAAGCGGCACGACCAGGAGCATCCCGATGCGGCCGTCTTCCCGGCGGCTGACGGCCGGCTCCGCCCGGAGAGCTGCGCCCGGATCTACCAGCACCACCTGCGGGGCGAGGCGGTGGACTCGATCGCCCGGCGCTACAACCGCTCCAAGGCGAGCATCTACCGGGTGATCCTCACACAGCGGGCCGAGCACATCCAGCAGCTGCCGCTCGACTTCATGCCCAACGCCCTGTTCGCGCGCACGAGCGCCGAGAAGGTGGTCAACCAGCCGTTCCCCGGACTCACCGATGCGAAGCGGGTCCGCCGGCCGACCGGCCTGCCCGCCTACCTCGCCAGCCTGTACGAGGTGCCGCTCCTGACACGCGAGCAGGAGGTGTGGCTGTTCCGCAAGTTCAACTACCTGAAGTTCAAGGCCAGCAAGCTCCGCGAGCAGCTCGATGCCGAGAACCCGAGCGGCCGGATGATGGACCACATCGAACGGCTCTACGACGAGATCGTCGAGATCAAGAACCGGATCGTGCGAGCCAACCTGCGGCTCGTGGTCTCGATCGCCAAGCGCCGGGTGTCGGCCGGTGACAGCTTCTTCGACCTGGTCAGCGACGGCAACATGTCACTGATCCGCGCGGTCGAGAAGTTCGATTACGCCCGCGGCAACAAGTTCAGCACCTACGCGTCGTGGGCGATCATGAAGAATTACGCCCGCACGATCCCCGACGAGCACAAGCGCCGGGATCGGTTCCGGGCCGCCGACATGGAGCTGCTCCATGAGGCCGCCGACAAGCGGGCCGACGAGTACCAGCAGCGGATCGCCGCCAGCGACCGGCTCCAGCAGGTGGGCAAGTTCCTCGACCGGCTCGACCAGCGGGAGCAGACGATCATCATTCGCCGCTACGGGCTCGACCACGAGCACGCGCCGCAGACCCTCAAGGAGGTCGGCTGCGCCCTCGGCGTCACCAAGGAGCGGGTCCGCCAGATCGAGGCCAAGGCGATCGAGAAGCTCCGCGAGGCCGCGGCGGCCGAGGCGATGCTCCCCGAGCTCGAGTGA